Proteins co-encoded in one Candidatus Ryanbacteria bacterium CG10_big_fil_rev_8_21_14_0_10_43_42 genomic window:
- a CDS encoding DNA (cytosine-5-)-methyltransferase — translation MSNKTYKTLDLFAGIGGIRMGFERAGFETVFSNDFDPYCKPTYDLNYKTAQLAVGDIQKIKSSSLPAFDILLGGFPCQPFSVAGYRRGFLDTGRGDLFFEIVRILRDKKPSAFLLENVKNLKSHDKGKTFKIISDALADLGYHVKVKVLNSMEYGNVPQNRERVYIAGFKSKKAHDVFEFPEQTPLTKSISDILEESVDSKYYYNDSTLYKQLKEAIKSPNTVYQWRRAYVRENKSGVCPTLTANMGMGGHNVPLVKDKKGIRKLTPRECARLQGFPESYKLPKDLPDTKLYKQFGNSVTVSVVERVARQMMKALQTNNNYVYREPVKRTTRVLRTAA, via the coding sequence ATGAGCAATAAAACTTACAAAACTTTAGACCTGTTCGCCGGTATCGGAGGAATCCGAATGGGCTTTGAACGCGCCGGATTTGAAACAGTTTTTTCCAACGACTTTGACCCTTACTGCAAGCCAACCTACGATCTGAATTACAAAACGGCGCAGCTCGCTGTTGGCGACATTCAAAAGATAAAAAGTTCGTCTCTGCCTGCTTTTGATATTTTACTCGGCGGATTTCCTTGTCAGCCGTTTTCTGTTGCGGGTTACCGGCGCGGATTTCTTGATACAGGCAGAGGCGATTTATTTTTTGAAATTGTAAGGATTCTGCGGGACAAAAAGCCGTCCGCGTTTTTGCTTGAAAATGTAAAAAATCTAAAATCACACGACAAGGGCAAAACATTCAAAATTATTTCGGACGCGCTTGCCGACCTCGGCTATCATGTCAAAGTGAAAGTTCTAAACAGCATGGAATACGGGAATGTCCCGCAGAATCGCGAGCGTGTTTATATCGCCGGTTTCAAATCAAAAAAAGCGCATGATGTTTTTGAATTTCCGGAGCAAACACCGCTTACAAAAAGTATTTCCGATATTTTGGAGGAGTCGGTGGACAGTAAATATTACTACAACGACAGCACGCTTTATAAGCAACTCAAAGAAGCGATAAAATCACCGAATACAGTTTATCAATGGAGGCGAGCTTATGTGCGCGAGAATAAAAGCGGTGTTTGTCCGACACTTACCGCAAATATGGGAATGGGCGGACACAATGTTCCGCTTGTCAAAGATAAAAAAGGAATTCGGAAACTTACACCTCGGGAATGCGCGCGTTTGCAGGGCTTTCCCGAAAGTTATAAACTTCCGAAAGATTTGCCGGACACCAAGCTGTACAAACAGTTTGGTAATTCTGTCACGGTTTCCGTGGTAGAGAGGGTCGCAAGGCAGATGATGAAAGCCCTGCAAACAAACAATAATTATGTTTATAGAGAGCCAGTCAAAAGAACAACGAGAGTATTACGAACGGCTGCTTAA